A DNA window from Halomonas zincidurans B6 contains the following coding sequences:
- a CDS encoding Bug family tripartite tricarboxylate transporter substrate binding protein yields MRMPLKLLAAASLTLVSSMTMAFEPQGKVECIAPADPGGGWDFTCRSVGNVLEELDLVPGSVQTVNMPGAGGGVAYAHTVSKRAGDDQLLVAASTATTTRLAQGQFPGMNAEQVNWLGALGADYGIIAVAKDSKYDDLNELMDALKKDPRSVKFAGGSAKGGWDHLKVLIAAQSAGVDNLPRIPYLSYNNGGEAMTQVVGGQVDAFTGDISEAQGFMESGDLRVLAVLAEERLPGKLSDIPTAKEQGIDAIGANWRGFYMPADVSEEAKQYWVNAIDTVYKSEEWKSVMKQNGLMPFHPESAKFEQYVKTQISDIQKLSKDIGLIK; encoded by the coding sequence ATGAGAATGCCTCTCAAGCTTCTTGCCGCTGCTTCGCTGACCCTGGTCAGCAGCATGACCATGGCCTTCGAGCCGCAAGGCAAGGTGGAATGTATCGCGCCCGCCGACCCGGGTGGCGGCTGGGACTTCACCTGCCGCAGCGTGGGTAACGTGCTCGAGGAGCTCGACCTGGTACCGGGCAGCGTGCAGACCGTCAACATGCCGGGTGCCGGAGGCGGTGTGGCCTACGCCCATACCGTCAGCAAGCGCGCCGGCGACGATCAGCTGCTCGTCGCGGCCTCGACCGCCACTACCACCCGCCTGGCCCAGGGCCAGTTTCCGGGCATGAACGCCGAACAGGTCAACTGGCTCGGAGCGCTGGGCGCCGACTACGGCATCATCGCGGTCGCCAAGGATTCCAAGTATGACGACCTCAACGAACTGATGGATGCGCTCAAGAAGGATCCGCGCAGCGTCAAGTTCGCCGGCGGTAGCGCCAAGGGTGGCTGGGACCATCTCAAGGTGCTGATCGCGGCGCAGTCGGCCGGCGTCGACAACCTGCCGCGGATTCCCTATCTGTCGTACAACAACGGTGGCGAAGCGATGACCCAGGTGGTCGGCGGTCAAGTCGATGCCTTCACCGGCGATATCTCCGAGGCCCAGGGGTTCATGGAGTCCGGCGACCTGCGCGTGCTGGCGGTACTGGCCGAAGAGCGCCTGCCCGGCAAACTCAGCGACATTCCCACCGCCAAGGAGCAGGGCATCGACGCCATCGGTGCCAACTGGCGCGGCTTCTACATGCCGGCTGATGTGTCCGAGGAAGCCAAGCAGTACTGGGTGAATGCGATCGATACGGTGTACAAGAGCGAAGAGTGGAAGTCGGTCATGAAACAGAACGGGCTGATGCCGTTCCATCCGGAGTCCGCCAAGTTCGAGCAGTACGTCAAGACCCAGATCTCTGATATCCAAAAGCTTTCCAAGGACATCGGGCTGATTAAATGA
- a CDS encoding tripartite tricarboxylate transporter TctB family protein: MTLNDRIFGILMLTLAVAYGWGATQFPVPFGGSEAIGPETFPIIIAVVLVLSSLYLIVKPDPDNAWPKSRTALELVIAVLVLIAYTLLLEPLGFIVSTLLAVGTLCWRMGAAPVRAYVTGGVAGIVVFALFTYGLDLALPLGLLGVLEGS, from the coding sequence ATGACACTCAACGACCGCATCTTCGGAATACTGATGCTCACCCTGGCCGTCGCGTACGGCTGGGGTGCCACGCAGTTCCCGGTGCCGTTCGGCGGGTCGGAGGCCATCGGGCCCGAGACCTTTCCCATCATCATCGCGGTAGTGCTGGTGCTTTCCAGCCTCTACCTGATCGTCAAGCCGGATCCCGACAATGCCTGGCCCAAGAGCCGCACGGCGCTGGAGCTGGTCATCGCCGTGCTGGTGCTGATCGCCTACACGCTGCTGCTGGAGCCGCTGGGCTTTATCGTCTCCACCCTGCTGGCGGTGGGCACGCTGTGCTGGCGCATGGGTGCTGCTCCGGTGCGCGCCTATGTGACCGGCGGTGTGGCGGGCATCGTGGTCTTTGCCCTGTTCACCTACGGTCTCGACCTGGCCTTGCCGCTGGGTCTGCTTGGCGTATTGGAGGGAAGCTGA
- a CDS encoding tripartite tricarboxylate transporter permease, with product METLGYLIDGFGVALQPHNLMFALIGAFLGTLIGALPGLGPANGVAILIPLAFSLGLRPETALIMLTAVYAGAMYGGRISSILLNIPGDEPAMMTCLDGYPMARKGKAAEALAISAIASFMGSLIATVGLILLAPILAKFALTFGPAEYFALFVLAFATLGGITGKNPVKTILAAAIGLMIATVGIDATGTQRYTFGMLKLYEGVDFIIAIVGLFAISELLFFIEERAGGGKGKMVVNKLKLSWKDIREIMPSSIRGGVLGFIAGVLPGAGASLGSFIGYTVEKKIIGKKGYFGQGDPRGVAGPEAGNNGASSGALVPMLTLGVPGSGTTAVLLALLISMNITPGPLMFTQNADIVWGVIAALLIGNFLLLLLNIPLVGIFVKLLSVPPMYLLPIVTMVAFVGIYSISNSAFDLYFMVAFGVFGYFLRKLEIPMVPIILGLLLGPEMEKNLGHALTLSDGDWTVLWDSGLALGLWIVAIAGLILPVIVGPILRRRMQAAAGNQPD from the coding sequence ATGGAAACCCTGGGGTATCTGATCGATGGCTTTGGCGTCGCGCTTCAGCCACATAACTTGATGTTCGCGTTGATCGGGGCCTTCCTGGGTACCCTGATAGGCGCGTTGCCCGGTCTCGGCCCGGCCAACGGGGTGGCCATCCTCATCCCGCTGGCTTTCAGCCTGGGCCTGCGCCCGGAAACCGCTCTGATCATGCTCACGGCGGTGTATGCCGGGGCCATGTATGGCGGCCGTATCTCGTCGATCCTGCTTAATATTCCCGGTGACGAGCCGGCGATGATGACCTGCCTCGACGGCTACCCGATGGCCAGGAAGGGCAAGGCGGCCGAAGCCCTGGCGATCTCGGCGATCGCCTCGTTCATGGGCAGTTTGATCGCCACCGTCGGGCTGATTCTGCTGGCGCCGATCCTGGCCAAATTTGCCTTGACCTTCGGGCCCGCGGAATATTTCGCGCTGTTCGTGCTGGCTTTCGCCACCCTGGGCGGCATCACCGGCAAGAACCCGGTCAAGACGATCCTGGCCGCGGCGATTGGCCTGATGATCGCCACGGTGGGCATCGATGCCACCGGCACCCAGCGCTATACCTTCGGTATGCTGAAACTTTACGAAGGGGTCGATTTCATTATCGCCATCGTCGGGTTGTTCGCGATTTCCGAGCTTTTGTTCTTCATCGAGGAGCGTGCCGGTGGCGGCAAGGGGAAGATGGTCGTCAACAAGCTCAAGCTCTCGTGGAAAGACATCCGTGAAATCATGCCGTCGAGCATTCGCGGCGGCGTCCTCGGCTTCATTGCCGGCGTGCTGCCGGGCGCCGGCGCTTCGCTGGGCAGCTTCATCGGCTATACCGTCGAGAAGAAGATCATCGGCAAGAAAGGCTACTTCGGCCAGGGCGACCCGCGCGGCGTGGCCGGCCCCGAGGCCGGCAACAACGGCGCCTCGTCGGGTGCGCTGGTGCCGATGCTGACCCTGGGCGTGCCGGGCAGCGGCACCACCGCCGTGTTGCTGGCGCTGCTGATCTCGATGAACATCACTCCCGGGCCGCTGATGTTCACCCAGAACGCGGATATCGTATGGGGCGTGATCGCGGCACTGCTGATCGGCAACTTCCTGCTGCTGCTGCTCAACATTCCGCTGGTGGGCATTTTCGTCAAGCTGCTGTCGGTGCCGCCAATGTACCTGCTGCCGATCGTCACCATGGTGGCCTTCGTGGGCATCTACTCGATCAGCAACTCGGCGTTCGACCTGTACTTCATGGTCGCCTTCGGCGTGTTCGGCTACTTCCTGCGCAAGCTGGAGATTCCCATGGTGCCGATCATCCTCGGTCTGCTGCTGGGGCCGGAGATGGAGAAGAATCTGGGCCATGCATTGACCCTCTCCGACGGTGACTGGACGGTGCTGTGGGACAGCGGGCTGGCGCTGGGCTTGTGGATCGTGGCGATCGCCGGGCTGATCCTGCCGGTCATCGTCGGCCCGATCCTGCGTCGCCGCATGCAGGCGGCCGCCGGCAATCAGCCGGACTGA
- a CDS encoding ATP-grasp domain-containing protein — MDKNPSKGYVALLGWSLNAVEAADNFDRRYVVVAPEWADDYCKQHDIPYVPWNFERLNDRSMEIAETLKEMGVDVAIPLYEETVEWAGAINSVLLDNPRLYGQALLLRDKALMKRRAQLGGIRVGIFEEAHDRDDVIRFLKRVNQTLLKLDGDPNDPIHLKAFDKAGCLGHRVIRTPDEVDTIPDEEFPVLMESHLDGWEFAVEAWIHNGKIRFLNISEYVTLGYSVFVPATPELEKYRESITRQIEKLIKTFDIDFGFVHPEYFVTSDGEMYFGEVAYRPPGFKVFELLERAYGFNAYQGLILSFDPKTTEQEITDFFPREVVDAKGVAGCFGVYPRRRVVSRLEMPEETEDHPYFESHELTAPVEETVTKRTAFGTHWGLLYFFGDDPHTMRDLLKRQEDLDFYV, encoded by the coding sequence ATGGATAAGAACCCCAGCAAGGGTTACGTCGCATTGCTTGGCTGGAGCCTCAACGCCGTCGAGGCCGCCGACAACTTCGATCGGCGTTACGTGGTCGTCGCACCGGAATGGGCCGATGACTACTGCAAGCAGCATGACATCCCGTATGTCCCCTGGAACTTCGAGCGCCTCAACGACCGTTCGATGGAGATCGCCGAGACGCTCAAGGAGATGGGCGTCGACGTTGCGATTCCGCTCTACGAGGAAACCGTGGAATGGGCCGGGGCGATCAACTCGGTGCTGCTCGACAATCCGCGCCTCTATGGCCAGGCGCTGCTGCTGCGCGACAAGGCATTGATGAAGCGCCGCGCCCAGTTGGGCGGCATCCGCGTGGGGATCTTCGAGGAGGCTCACGACCGGGACGACGTGATCCGCTTTCTCAAGCGCGTCAACCAGACGCTGCTCAAGCTCGACGGCGACCCCAACGACCCCATCCACCTCAAGGCCTTCGACAAGGCCGGCTGCCTGGGTCACCGCGTGATCCGGACGCCCGACGAGGTCGATACCATTCCCGATGAAGAATTTCCGGTGCTCATGGAGTCGCACCTTGATGGCTGGGAGTTCGCCGTCGAGGCGTGGATCCACAATGGCAAGATTCGCTTTCTCAACATTTCCGAGTACGTGACCCTGGGCTATTCGGTATTCGTCCCGGCAACCCCCGAACTCGAGAAATACCGCGAATCGATCACCCGGCAGATCGAGAAGCTGATAAAGACCTTCGACATCGACTTCGGCTTCGTCCATCCCGAGTACTTCGTCACCAGCGATGGCGAGATGTACTTCGGCGAGGTCGCCTACCGTCCGCCCGGTTTCAAGGTCTTCGAACTCCTCGAGCGAGCGTACGGCTTCAACGCCTACCAGGGGCTGATCCTGTCCTTCGACCCCAAGACCACCGAGCAGGAAATCACCGACTTCTTCCCCCGCGAAGTGGTCGACGCCAAGGGTGTCGCCGGCTGTTTCGGCGTCTATCCGCGCCGCCGTGTGGTCAGCCGCCTGGAGATGCCCGAAGAAACCGAGGATCATCCCTACTTCGAGTCCCATGAGCTGACCGCGCCGGTCGAGGAAACCGTGACCAAGCGCACGGCCTTCGGCACGCACTGGGGCCTGCTGTACTTCTTCGGTGACGATCCGCACACCATGCGCGACCTGCTCAAACGTCAGGAAGACCTGGATTTCTATGTATAA
- the dnaX gene encoding DNA polymerase III subunit gamma/tau, with protein sequence MSYQVLARKWRPRTFHELVGQEHVQRALINALDQGRLHHAYLFTGTRGVGKTTLARILAKCLNCQNGVSSTPCGQCSTCRDIDDGRFVDLIEVDAASRTKVEDTRELLDNVQYAPSQGRYKVYLIDEVHMLSTHSFNALLKTLEEPPPHVKFLLATTDPQKLPVTVLSRCLQFALKNMPPERIVEHLAKVLDAESVPFEEPALWLLGKAAEGSMRDAMSLTDQAIAFGQGRVQHADVAAMLGTLDHRHLLALVEALAEVDAARVLAEIASLAEQGPDFAGVLDDLTGILHRLAIAQMVPDALDNGHGDRETLLALAARFTAEDVQLYYQIGLQGRSDMDSTPEPRTALEMTLLRMLAFRPQGVPRPPQTPLPLRGDSTPQAAPGEASPGEGGAGSMAQSSASQQERAVMPISDAPNETPPAPAESPPTAAERPPWEADEQLADQASTQAPAFPEPSDAAPSEPPGIGEAHGDAVHAAPGGIDHVAWLELFPRLSLSGLTRNLAAHCMVEHDDGKTLQLRLDPGQAAMNAEVHVERVRKALAAAGIERRISIDSAELPAAIETPRSRSDREARERHAQAVEALRDDPHIQELERTFSARLLEQSVAPQAGTPTAR encoded by the coding sequence ATGAGCTATCAGGTACTGGCCCGCAAATGGCGGCCGCGCACCTTCCATGAGCTGGTTGGTCAGGAGCATGTCCAGCGAGCGTTGATCAACGCCCTCGATCAGGGGCGTCTCCACCATGCCTACCTGTTCACCGGCACGCGCGGGGTCGGCAAGACCACCCTGGCGCGGATTCTCGCCAAGTGCCTCAATTGCCAGAATGGCGTGTCCTCGACGCCGTGTGGCCAATGCTCGACCTGCCGGGACATCGACGACGGACGTTTCGTCGACCTGATCGAAGTCGACGCGGCCTCGCGGACCAAGGTCGAGGATACCCGCGAGCTGCTCGACAACGTGCAGTACGCCCCCTCGCAGGGGCGCTACAAGGTGTACCTCATCGATGAGGTGCACATGCTCTCGACCCACAGCTTCAATGCGCTGCTCAAGACGCTCGAGGAGCCGCCGCCCCACGTCAAGTTCCTGCTCGCCACCACCGATCCCCAGAAGCTGCCGGTGACCGTGCTGTCGCGCTGCCTGCAGTTCGCGCTCAAGAACATGCCGCCCGAACGGATCGTCGAACACCTGGCCAAGGTGCTCGACGCCGAGTCGGTGCCCTTCGAGGAGCCCGCGTTGTGGCTGCTCGGCAAGGCGGCCGAGGGCTCGATGCGCGACGCCATGAGCCTGACCGATCAGGCGATCGCCTTCGGCCAGGGGCGCGTCCAGCACGCGGATGTGGCGGCGATGCTGGGGACGCTGGATCATCGCCATCTACTGGCGCTGGTCGAGGCGCTGGCCGAGGTCGATGCCGCGCGGGTACTCGCCGAGATCGCCAGCCTGGCCGAGCAGGGCCCCGACTTTGCCGGCGTGCTCGACGATCTGACCGGCATCCTGCATCGCCTGGCGATCGCCCAGATGGTGCCCGATGCGCTCGATAACGGGCATGGCGATCGCGAGACGCTGCTGGCGCTGGCGGCGCGGTTCACTGCCGAGGACGTTCAGCTCTACTACCAGATCGGCCTGCAGGGCCGCAGCGACATGGACAGCACGCCGGAGCCGCGCACCGCGCTGGAAATGACCCTGCTGCGCATGCTCGCCTTTCGCCCCCAGGGGGTGCCCAGGCCGCCGCAGACGCCCTTGCCGTTGCGCGGCGACTCGACCCCGCAGGCTGCGCCCGGCGAGGCGTCGCCCGGCGAGGGGGGCGCCGGAAGCATGGCGCAGTCGTCAGCCAGCCAGCAGGAACGCGCGGTGATGCCGATATCCGACGCGCCGAACGAAACGCCGCCGGCACCCGCCGAATCGCCGCCGACGGCCGCCGAACGCCCGCCCTGGGAAGCCGACGAGCAGCTCGCTGATCAGGCATCTACGCAGGCGCCTGCATTTCCCGAGCCGTCAGACGCCGCGCCGAGCGAGCCCCCGGGGATCGGTGAAGCCCATGGGGACGCTGTGCACGCCGCGCCGGGGGGGATCGATCATGTCGCCTGGCTCGAGCTGTTCCCGCGCCTTTCGCTGTCCGGGCTGACCCGCAACCTGGCGGCGCACTGCATGGTCGAGCACGACGATGGCAAGACGCTCCAGTTACGTCTCGACCCCGGTCAGGCGGCCATGAACGCCGAGGTGCACGTCGAACGGGTGCGCAAGGCACTGGCGGCGGCAGGCATCGAACGGCGGATCAGCATCGACTCCGCCGAGCTGCCGGCGGCCATCGAGACTCCCAGGTCGCGTAGCGACCGCGAGGCGCGCGAGCGTCATGCCCAGGCAGTTGAAGCGTTGCGCGATGACCCGCATATCCAGGAACTGGAGCGGACGTTCAGCGCGCGGCTGCTCGAGCAGAGCGTCGCGCCGCAGGCCGGGACGCCGACGGCCCGGTAG
- a CDS encoding YbaB/EbfC family nucleoid-associated protein, which yields MFKGGMGNLMQQAQEMQEKMQRIQEEIAKSEVTGEAGAGMISVTMNGRHDVSKVVIDPSLMDEDKEMLEDLLAAAVNDAVRKVETSSRAKMEEATEGLNLPPGFKMPF from the coding sequence ATGTTCAAGGGCGGAATGGGCAACCTGATGCAACAGGCTCAGGAAATGCAGGAAAAGATGCAGCGCATCCAGGAAGAGATCGCCAAGTCCGAGGTGACCGGCGAAGCCGGCGCCGGGATGATCTCGGTGACCATGAACGGGCGCCACGACGTCAGCAAGGTGGTCATCGACCCGAGCCTGATGGACGAGGACAAGGAGATGCTCGAGGATCTGCTGGCCGCCGCGGTCAACGACGCGGTGCGCAAGGTCGAGACCAGCTCCCGCGCCAAGATGGAGGAAGCCACCGAGGGGCTCAATCTGCCGCCCGGCTTCAAGATGCCGTTCTGA
- the recR gene encoding recombination mediator RecR, translating into MSFSPLVDRLLEALRVLPGVGPRTAQRMALHLLERERDGGRRLVEVLGTALEQVGYCQRCRTLTEEPTCTLCRSARRDGALLCIVESPADMLAIEDAGGYHGHYFVLHGHLSPLDGIGPDDIGLALLDARLDEGGVEEVILATNPTVEGEATAHYIAEQIRERGLRLSRLAYGVPMGGELEYVDGGTLSRAFNGRLPFQGD; encoded by the coding sequence ATGAGCTTTTCACCGCTGGTCGATCGCTTGCTGGAAGCGTTGCGCGTGTTGCCGGGCGTCGGCCCGCGCACCGCCCAGCGCATGGCGTTGCACCTGCTCGAGCGTGAGCGCGACGGCGGACGCCGGTTGGTCGAAGTGCTCGGCACGGCGCTCGAGCAGGTCGGTTACTGCCAGCGCTGCCGGACCCTCACCGAAGAGCCGACCTGCACGCTGTGTCGCAGTGCACGGCGCGATGGTGCGTTGTTGTGCATCGTCGAATCGCCGGCCGACATGCTGGCGATCGAGGATGCCGGGGGCTATCACGGCCACTATTTCGTGCTGCACGGACACCTTTCGCCGCTGGACGGCATCGGCCCCGACGACATCGGCCTCGCGCTGCTGGACGCGCGGCTCGACGAGGGCGGTGTCGAGGAGGTGATACTCGCCACCAACCCCACGGTCGAGGGCGAGGCGACCGCGCATTACATCGCCGAACAGATCCGCGAGCGCGGCTTGCGCCTGTCGCGTCTGGCCTATGGCGTGCCCATGGGCGGCGAACTCGAGTACGTCGACGGCGGTACCCTCAGCCGCGCCTTCAACGGTCGCTTGCCCTTCCAGGGCGATTGA
- the rnd gene encoding ribonuclease D has product MPQEPISHWIDTPDALDAVCDELADVRWLAVDTEFFRESSFYPVAALIQLSAGEHAYLVDPQALAATPAVCRLLGPEGPVKLLHASSEDLEVLFNWSGVVVQPLIDTQLAQGLLSEDPAIGYQRLVEHWTGDSLPKGETRSDWLVRPLSEAQRRYAALDVIYLPTLWEAQRQALLELERLSWLEADCAALVAQAQRSLDSDGEWFRRHRQLWRLSPRSIAAYRRLTAWREAEVRSRNLPRNWLVSDKVLFAVAERMPANRYELAAVEDIKPSLVKREGDALLALVREAAQLDEAELPPTLPSPLSDPFKKRLKRLKRCVGETAERLGVAPEVLARRRELEALVAADLEGRALPLPEGWRGELLAEPLRQALDGAAADARGPV; this is encoded by the coding sequence ATGCCCCAGGAACCGATCAGTCACTGGATAGACACCCCCGATGCCCTCGATGCGGTCTGCGACGAACTCGCCGACGTCCGCTGGCTGGCCGTGGATACCGAATTCTTCCGCGAGTCGAGCTTTTATCCGGTGGCCGCGCTGATTCAGCTGTCGGCTGGCGAGCATGCCTACCTGGTCGATCCTCAGGCGCTTGCCGCGACGCCGGCGGTATGCCGGCTGCTGGGCCCCGAAGGGCCGGTCAAGCTGCTGCATGCCAGCAGTGAGGATCTCGAGGTGCTGTTCAACTGGAGCGGGGTGGTGGTGCAGCCGCTGATCGATACCCAACTGGCCCAGGGACTGCTGTCCGAAGACCCGGCGATCGGCTACCAGCGGCTGGTCGAGCACTGGACCGGCGACAGCCTGCCCAAGGGCGAAACACGCTCGGACTGGCTGGTGCGGCCGCTCAGCGAGGCCCAGCGGCGCTATGCAGCACTCGATGTGATCTACCTGCCGACGCTCTGGGAGGCGCAGCGCCAGGCGCTGCTGGAACTTGAGCGACTGAGCTGGCTCGAAGCCGACTGCGCCGCGCTGGTGGCCCAGGCTCAGCGCAGCCTGGACAGCGACGGCGAGTGGTTTCGCCGCCATCGCCAGCTGTGGCGGCTCAGCCCGCGCTCGATCGCTGCCTATCGGCGCCTGACCGCCTGGCGCGAAGCCGAGGTGCGTAGCCGCAACCTGCCGCGCAACTGGCTGGTCAGCGACAAGGTGCTGTTCGCCGTGGCCGAGCGCATGCCGGCCAACCGCTACGAACTGGCGGCCGTGGAGGACATCAAGCCGAGCCTGGTCAAGCGTGAGGGCGATGCGTTGCTGGCCCTGGTTCGCGAGGCGGCGCAACTTGATGAGGCCGAACTGCCGCCGACCTTGCCGTCGCCGCTGTCGGATCCTTTCAAGAAGCGTCTCAAGCGGCTCAAGCGCTGTGTCGGCGAAACCGCCGAGCGGCTCGGCGTGGCGCCCGAGGTGCTGGCCCGGCGCCGCGAACTGGAAGCGCTGGTGGCTGCCGATCTCGAGGGCCGGGCGTTGCCGTTGCCCGAGGGCTGGCGCGGCGAGCTGCTCGCCGAGCCGCTGCGCCAGGCGCTCGATGGCGCCGCTGCCGATGCCCGGGGCCCGGTATAG
- a CDS encoding YcgL domain-containing protein has translation MDKRLCEIFRSPRKDEMYLFVDKRQGFDAVPEALLERFGKPQPVLTLLLGPERRLARADAGEVLAAIADKGYYLQMPPGKDDYLLKLYRAPAELPD, from the coding sequence ATGGACAAGCGTTTATGCGAAATATTCCGTAGCCCGCGCAAGGACGAGATGTACCTGTTCGTCGACAAGCGCCAGGGTTTCGACGCGGTGCCCGAGGCGCTGCTCGAGCGCTTCGGCAAGCCGCAGCCGGTATTGACCCTGCTGCTGGGCCCCGAGCGCCGGCTGGCGCGGGCCGATGCCGGCGAGGTGCTGGCGGCCATCGCCGACAAGGGCTACTACCTGCAGATGCCGCCGGGCAAGGATGACTATCTACTCAAGCTGTATCGGGCGCCGGCCGAGCTGCCCGACTAG
- a CDS encoding YcgN family cysteine cluster protein: MRERFWERYPLAELTGEEWEALCDGCGRCCLHKLEDEESGDIATLDVACQLLDINTCRCGDYANRSARVPGCVPLTRERVAQFRWLPASCAYRRLSERRGLADWHPLVSGDPGSVQRAGIGVASFAIAEDAIGEADWEDRIIDILSIDE; the protein is encoded by the coding sequence TTGCGAGAGCGTTTCTGGGAGCGTTACCCGCTCGCCGAACTGACCGGCGAGGAGTGGGAGGCGCTGTGCGACGGCTGCGGGCGCTGTTGCCTGCACAAGCTGGAGGACGAAGAGAGCGGCGACATCGCCACCCTAGATGTCGCCTGCCAGCTGCTCGATATCAACACGTGCCGGTGCGGCGACTATGCCAACCGCAGTGCGCGCGTACCTGGCTGCGTGCCGCTGACTCGCGAGCGGGTCGCGCAGTTTCGCTGGTTGCCGGCGAGCTGCGCCTATCGGCGTCTATCGGAGCGGCGTGGGCTGGCCGATTGGCATCCACTGGTCTCGGGCGATCCCGGCAGCGTGCAGCGTGCCGGGATCGGCGTTGCCAGTTTCGCGATCGCCGAGGACGCCATCGGCGAAGCCGACTGGGAAGATCGCATCATCGACATCCTGTCGATCGACGAGTGA